One window of the Melospiza melodia melodia isolate bMelMel2 chromosome 15, bMelMel2.pri, whole genome shotgun sequence genome contains the following:
- the SKOR1 gene encoding LOW QUALITY PROTEIN: SKI family transcriptional corepressor 1 (The sequence of the model RefSeq protein was modified relative to this genomic sequence to represent the inferred CDS: deleted 2 bases in 1 codon) has product MEAIASQMGNGRDASSSPNSKQELQPYQGSNTLKPNQVGETSLYGVPIVSLVIDGQERLCLAQISNTLLKNYSYNEIHNRRVALGITCVQCTPVQLEILRRAGAMPISSRRCGMITKREAERLCKSFLGEHKPPKLPENFAFDVVHECAWGSRGSFIPARYNSSRAKCIKCSYCSMYFSPNKFIFHSHRTPDSKYTQPDAANFNSWRRHLKLSDKTATEELSHAWEDVKAMFNGGTRKRTFSLQGAAAGGPGAGSPAAKAALHPPPPAGPELAPAHKSLRCSGQEAAGERGALGLAAAAAHGGAAGAHGGAGAVRSYPVIPVPSKGFGMLQKLPPPLFPHPYGFPAAAFGLCPKKQEEALGGAGGGEAGKGGALPPGMFWGPPHPHPHQPAQPPHQPGAAKDAGVYPSFPVFWPAAGSLPVPPYPAQSPAKAAATAVVVAAAAAAAAAAAEPAGLAGRHGELEGSEPSGSGRSSATPQEGAGAEGERCPSALSRAAGEEERSGDEALLAPLPLPRKGSYLSAFRPVVKDAESIAKLYGTREAFGGAGPRGPGYLSPDFLSEGSSSYRSLSPGGDTAEEPEVDVESNRFPEDEEEEGAAVPAVGPAEGREPPPPRLLAGPEEPQPPAGAEGPEEKAGEAGAQEGGPGPDGSPERSGSSGAYEVRGRQGDLPSGLPGAGPAPLALLQVFAAERGELLQPLKPAASLAAPAAFLCAPEAKEQDKEDNHSAAEDLESRKSYQDQRNVSHASPVNTDRGEEGLAMDVTGTQLVEKDIENLARDELQKLVLEQMELRKKLERDFQSLKDNFQDQMKRELAYREEMVQQLQIVRDTLCNELDQERKARYAIQQKLKEAHDALHHFSCKMLTPRHCSGNCSFKPPLLPQ; this is encoded by the exons ATGGAGGCGATCGCCAGTCAGATGGGAAATGGGAGAGATGCAAGCTCCTCCCCAAATTCAAAGCAAGAGCTGCAGCCGTACCAGGGCTCCAATACCCTCAAGCCCAACCAAGTGGGTGAGACCTCCCTGTACGGCGTGCCCATCGTGTCCCTGGTCATCGACGGGCAGGAGCGGCTGTGCCTGGCGCAGATCTCCAACACGCTGCTCAAGAACTACAGCTACAATGAGATCCACAACCGGCGCGTGGCCCTGGGCATCACCTGCGTGCAGTGCACGCCGGTGCAGCTGGAGAtcctgcggcgggccggggccaTGCCCATCTCCTCCCGCCGCTGCGGCATGATCACCAAGCGGGAGGCGGAGCGGCTCTGCAAGTCCTTCCTGGGCGAGCACAAGCCGCCCAAGCTGCCCGAGAACTTCGCCTTCGACGTGGTGCACGAGTGCGCCTGGGGCTCCCGGGGCAGCTTCATCCCGGCGCGCTACAACAGCTCCCGCGCCAAGTGCATCAAGTGCAGCTACTGCAGCATGTACTTCTCGCCCAACAAGTTCATCTTCCACTCCCACCGCACCCCGGACTCCAAGTACACCCAGCCCGACGCCGCCAACTTCAACTCCTGGCGCCGCCACCTCAAGCTCAGCGACAAGACGGCCACGGAGGAGCTGTCGCACGCCTGGGAGGATGTCAAGGCCATGTTCAACGGCGGCACCCGCAAGCGGACCTTCTCCCTGCAAGGGGCGGCCGCCGGCGGGCCCGGGGCCGGCTCCCCCGCCGCCAAGGCCGCCCTgcacccgccgccgcccgccggccccgagcTGGCCCCGGCGCACAAGAGCCTCCGGTGCAGCGGGCAGGAGGCGGCGGGCGAGCGCGGCGCGCTGgggctggcggcggcggcggcgcacggcggggccgcgggcgcgcacggcggggcgggcgcggtgcGCAGCTACCCGGTGATCCCGGTGCCCAGCAAGGGCTTCGGGATGCTGCAGAAGCTGCCGCCGCCGCTCTTCCCGCACCCCTACGGCTTCCCCGCCGCCGCGTTCGGACTGTGCCCCAAGAAGCAGGAGGAGGCGCTGggcggcgcggggggcggcgAGGCGGGCAAGGGCGGCGCGCTGCCCCCCGGCATGTTCTGGGGACCCCCGCACCCCCACCCGCACCAGCCGGCCCAGCCGCCGCACCAGCCCGGCGCCGCCAAGGACGCCGGCGTGTACCCCTCGTTCCCCGTGTTCTGGCCGGCCGCCGGCAGCCTGCCCGTGCCGCCCTACCCCGCGCAGAGCCCGGCCAAGGCGGCCGCCACGGCCGTGGtggtggcggcggcggcagcggcggcggcggcggcggccgagccGGCGGGGCTGGCGGGGCGGCACGGGGAGCTGGAGGGCTCGGAGCCCTCGGGCAGCGGCCGGAGCAGCGCCACCCCGCAGGAGGGCGCGGGCGCCGAGGGCGAGCGCTGCCCCAGCGCCCTGTCGCGGGCGGCGGGCGAGGAGGAGCGCTCCGGGGACGAGGCGCTGCTggcgccgctgccgctgcccagGAAGGGCAGCTACCTGTCCGCCTTCCGCCCGGTGGTGAAGGACGCCGAGAGCATCGCCAAGCTCTACGGCACCCGCGAGGCGTTCGGCGGCGCGGGGCCCCGCGGCCCCGGTTACCTCTCGCCGGACTTCCTCAGCGAGGGCAGCTCCAGCTACCGCTCGCTGTCCCCCGGCGGCGACACGGCCGAGGAGCCCGAGGTGGACGTGGAGTCCAACCGCTTCccggaggacgaggaggaggaaggcgCCGCCGTGCCCGCCGTGGGCCCCGCCGAGGgccgggagccgccgccgccgcggctgcTGGCCGGGCCCGAGGAGCCGCAGCCGCCCGCCGGGGCCGAGGGGCCCGAGGAGAAGGCGGGCGAGGCGGGCGCGCAGGAGGGCGGCCCGGGCCCCGACGGCAGCCCCGAgcgcagcggcagcagcggcgccTACGAGGTGCGGGGCCGGCAGGGGGATCTGCCCTCGGGGCTGCCCGGGGCCGGGCCCGCTCCT CTCGCTCTCTTGCAGGTGTTCGCGGCCGAGAGGGGGGAGCTCCTGCAGCCGCTGAAGCCCGCAGCGTCCCTGGCAGCCCCCGCCGCCTTCCTGTGCGCCCCCGAGGCCAAGG AGCAAGATAAAGAAGACAATCACTCCGCGGCGGAGGATTTAGAGAGCAGAAAATCCTATCAGGACCAAAGGAATGTCTCTCATGCCAGCCCTGTAAATACCGACAGAG GCGAGGAGGGGCTCGCCATGGATGTCACCGGGACGCAGCTGGTGGAGAAGGACATCGAGAACCTGGCCCGAG ATGAGTTACAAAAACTGGTCCTGGAGCAAATGGAGCTGAggaaaaagctggagagggacttccaGAGCCTGAAAG ATAACTTCCAGGACCAGATGAAGCGGGAGCTGGCGTACCGGGAGGAGATGGTGCAGCAGCTGCAGATCGTGCGAG ACACGCTGTGCAACGAGCTGGACCAGGAGCGGAAAGCGCGCTACGCCATCCAGCAGAAGTTGAAAG AGGCTCACGACGCGCTGCACCACTTCTCCTGCAAGATGCTGACCCCGCGGCACTGCAGCGGGAACTGCTCCTTCAAGCCGCcgctgctgccccagtga